A genomic window from Nematostella vectensis chromosome 9, jaNemVect1.1, whole genome shotgun sequence includes:
- the LOC5517303 gene encoding uncharacterized protein LOC5517303 gives MEGLVKKKICTGLGGFFAILFLFSEVDAISVTLKGRYLSGHELGEPFATDWFGCVSSCQENPSCVSYNLNLRKEICQLNKKGGGDSSKELLHSPEYIFTQIKPDSGLSGLSSSGEASACLCNCGSDKQCEAHGLGMTSDNPAKSCKEILQKNRFAKSGAYYLSVFGEKSRVYCHMTDLGSCGGGGWTLVMKIDGNKQTFSYSSPKWNSMAEYQTGFGVDMSERETLLATYWGTPFDRLCLGMKNTTTNWIAVPHEGISLLTLIKKQHTQTSLDVGTWKSLLPGSSLQTGCYKQGFNVTSGINSATARIGILAFPSECSGHALSRIGFGTGGYWYGQDDENSCGNEAVSSGLDNGEKHTRAFGYVFIQ, from the exons ATGGAGGGACTAGTGAAAAAGAAGATCTGCACAGGTCTCGGGGGATTCTTCgcgattttgtttttattcagcGAGGTTGATGCCATCTCGGTGACTCTGAAAGGAAGATATCTTAGTGGGCACGAACTTGGCGAACCTTTTGCGACTGATTGGTTTGGCTGTGTAAGCTCTTGCCAGGAAAACCCGAGTTGTGTGTCATACAACCTAAATCTCAGAAAAGAGATATGCCAACTGAACAAGAAAGGAGGTGGGGATTCGAGCAAAGAACTCCTCCATTCCCCGGAATACATATTCACTCAGATCAAG CCCGACAGTGGATTAAGTGGATTAAGTAGCTCAGGTGAAGCCAGTGCATGCCTGTGCAACTGCGGGAGTGACAAACAGTGTGAAGCTCATG GACTTGGGATGACAAGTGACAACCCCGCTAAGTCGTGCAAGGAAATACTGCAAAAGAACAG GTTTGCCAAGAGCGGCGCTTACTACTTGAGTGTCTTTGGAGAAAAATCACGTGTTTACTGTCACATGACGGACCTCGGATCTTGTGGCGGTGGGGGCTGGACACTAGTCATGAAAATTGATGGGAATAAG caAACCTTCTCatacagctctcctaaatggaACAGCATGGCGGAATATCAAACTGGATTCGGTGTTGACATGAGCGAGCGCGAAACACTGCTGGCGACATATTGGGGCACCCCTTTTGATCGGCTCTGCCTCGGGATGAAGAATACGACGACTAACTGGATTGCCGTACCGCACGAAGGAATCTCTTTATTGACACTGATAAAAAAACAGCATACACAGACGAGTCTAGACGTGGGGACATGGAAAAGTCTTCTACCCGGATCGTCCCTGCAG ACTGGATGCTACAAACAAGGGTTCAATGTGACGTCGGGGATAAATTCAGCCACTGCGCGCATCGGAATCCTTGCTTTCCCATCAGAGTGTTCGGGGCATGCCCTTTCACGGATTGGATTCGGGACTGGCGGATATTGGTACGGCCAAGATGATGAAAACTCGTGTGGGAACGAGGCTGTGAGCAGCGGCCTGGATAACGGAGAAAAGCATACTAGGGCTTTTGGTTATGTTTTTATTCAGTAA
- the LOC5517304 gene encoding polyamine oxidase 1 — MRPITVILLLFVVYACASSARLKRSAVRTKVLILGAGVAGLNAAKHLTDAGFHDFLILEGEGRVGGRFKQAEVGGAMIEEGANWVHHVTDDNPIWKLVQKYKLNGYFTDYSDIMIRNEKGKDVTNKTAINHFYSSLEKASELAHQRRQQQKPDMSLRVGLAQAGWKPKNPVDDVVEYHGVDFEYPDKPELDSFSAEVRGRDFFVLDSRGYGHIWQEMAKEFMDKIILNAVVREIRYSNYGVTVTTTDGRTYSGRYSLCTFSTGVLATDMVNFSPPLPEWKMESIYKVPMRYYTKIFLQFPTDFWDDNEFILYAHKNRGHYPIWMDIDRPGLAPGSKILHVTVTGDEALRVEGQSDEETKAEIMRELRKVYGSDIPEPIDFFYSRWSRNNFTRGSFPNVMIGTTKEDFHNLQGNVKSLYFAGDATEYEWWGFVQSAYLSGRRKATEILKCLQQTCDIFHPMSNVVQGVYIQYW; from the exons ATGAGACCAATCACAGTCATACTTCTTCTTTTTGTCGTCTACGCATGCGCATCAAGTGCACGCTTAAAGCGGTCAGCGGTCCGCACCAAGGTACTGATCCTGGGCGCGGGTGTAGCGGGGCTGAACGCGGCAAAACATTTGACGGACGCCGGTTTTCATGACTTTCTTATCCTTGAAGGAGAGGGGCGTGTGGGGGGTCGGTTTAAACAGGCGGAAGTGGGCGGGGCTATGATCGAGGAGGGTGCCAACTGGGTGCATCACGTGACTGATGATAACCCGATCTGGAAGCTGGTCCAAAAGTATAAGCTCAACGGATATTTTACCGACTACAGCGATATAATGATAAG GAACGAAAAAGGCAAAGACGTCACCAACAAGACGGCTATAAATCACTTCTACTCATCATTGGAAAAGGCAAGTGAACTCGCCCATCAACGGAGGCAACAGCAAAAGCCCGACATGTCCCTTAGAGTTGGACTTGCTCAAGCTGGCTGGAAACCCAAGAACCCTGTGGATGACGTCGTTGAATACCATGGCGTGGACTTCGAGTACCCAGACAAACCCGAACTCGACTCATTCTCGGCTGAAGTTCGTGGTCGGGATTTCTTCGTGCTTGATTCGAGAGGTTATGGGCACATCTGGCAGGAGATGGCCAAAGAGTTCATGGACAAAATCATTCTGAATGCTGTGGTCAGAGAG ATTCGTTATTCCAACTATGGCGTCACCGTGACCACTACCGACGGTAGGACGTACTCAGGGCGTTACAGTCTTTGTACATTTAGCACTGGTGTCCTTGCAACTGACATGGTCAACTTCAGTCCGCCGCTACCCGAATGGAAAATGGAATCCATCTATAAAGTACCTATGCGCTATTACACGAAGATTTTCCTGCAGttccccacggatttctgggaCGACAACGAGTTCATCCTGTACGCACATAAGAATCGCGGACATTATCCGATCTGGATGGATATAGACAGGCCCGGTCTTGCCCCTGGAAGCAAGATCCTTCATGTGACGGTCACTGGAGACGAGGCGCTGAGAGTCGAGGGTCAGAGTGATGAAGAGACGAAGGCTGAAATTATGCGGGAGCTGAGGAAAGTCTATGGGTCTGATATACCTGAACCAATAG ACTTCTTCTACAGTAGATGGTCTCGCAACAACTTCACCCGAGGGTCTTTCCCAAACGTTATGATCGGTACAACAAAGGAAGACTTCCACAATCTCCAAGGCAACGTCAAAAGCTTGTACTTCGCTGGCGACGCTACAGAATACGAATGGTGGGGATTTGTTCAGTCCGCTTATCTCTCAGGCAGGCGGAAGGCAACAGAGATTttgaaatgcctacagcagaCTTGCGACATCTTTCATCCGATGTCTAACGTCGTACAAGGGGTCTACATACAGTACTGGTGA